Proteins from one Mycobacterium sp. EPa45 genomic window:
- a CDS encoding nitroreductase family deazaflavin-dependent oxidoreductase: MQKSDRVAAGGAWLLENGHRLLLALTGGRYPRTVMGMLTLELHTVGRKSGKPYANLLTSPIHDDDRIVVVASKGGHQDHPDWYKNALATSDVTVTVDGATVPMRARSASPAERAELWPRVVNAYKGYEGYQRNTPREIPLLILERR, encoded by the coding sequence ATGCAAAAATCCGATCGTGTCGCGGCGGGCGGCGCCTGGCTGCTGGAAAACGGTCACCGGCTCCTGCTCGCGCTCACCGGCGGCCGCTACCCGCGCACCGTGATGGGTATGTTGACGCTCGAATTGCACACCGTCGGCCGCAAATCCGGTAAACCGTACGCCAACCTGCTGACGTCGCCGATCCACGACGACGACCGCATTGTCGTCGTGGCCTCCAAAGGCGGCCACCAAGATCATCCCGACTGGTACAAGAACGCGCTCGCCACCTCGGATGTCACGGTGACCGTTGACGGCGCGACGGTTCCGATGCGGGCCCGCAGTGCCAGCCCGGCGGAACGCGCCGAGTTGTGGCCCCGAGTGGTCAACGCCTACAAGGGATATGAGGGCTATCAGCGCAACACACCGCGCGAGATCCCGTTGCTGATTTTGGAACGCCGCTAG
- the coaE gene encoding dephospho-CoA kinase gives MLRIGLTGGIGAGKSTVSATFSECGGIVVDGDVISREVVEPGTEGLAKLVDAFGSGILQADGALDRPALAAIAFSDEEKRQVLNGIVHPLVATRRSELIAAAGEDAVIVEDIPLLVESQMAPMFPLVIIVNADPEVRVKRLIEYRGFSEDDARARIAMQATEEQRRQVADVWLDNSGSSGQLVEKARELWYQRILPFAHNLATRTPVPSSTMIVPADPTWPDQARRILARLNTTCGHRAVRIDHIGSTAVPGMDAKDVIDVQVTVPSLEVADELADDLLRAGYPRVESITTDAPKEGTDPALWRKRFHASGDPGRPTNVHVRVDGWPNQQFALLFVDWLKANPGVQADYLAVKRSAAQQADIGAYAEAKEPWFLDAYRRAWAWADTTGWTSRT, from the coding sequence TTGCTGCGCATCGGTTTGACCGGCGGTATCGGCGCCGGAAAGTCGACGGTGTCCGCCACGTTCTCGGAATGTGGCGGCATCGTCGTCGATGGGGACGTCATCTCTCGCGAGGTCGTCGAACCGGGCACCGAAGGCTTGGCCAAGCTCGTGGACGCCTTCGGTTCCGGGATTCTGCAGGCCGACGGTGCACTGGACCGACCCGCCCTGGCCGCGATCGCGTTCAGCGATGAGGAGAAACGCCAAGTCCTCAATGGCATCGTCCACCCGCTGGTGGCGACTCGGCGCTCGGAGCTGATCGCCGCCGCCGGGGAGGATGCGGTGATCGTCGAGGACATCCCGCTCCTGGTCGAGTCCCAGATGGCGCCGATGTTCCCGCTGGTCATCATCGTCAACGCCGACCCCGAGGTGCGGGTGAAGCGGCTGATCGAATATCGCGGATTCAGCGAGGACGACGCCAGGGCTCGCATCGCCATGCAGGCCACCGAGGAGCAGCGGCGGCAGGTGGCCGACGTCTGGCTGGACAACTCCGGTAGTTCCGGCCAACTCGTCGAGAAGGCCCGGGAGCTGTGGTATCAGCGCATCCTCCCGTTCGCGCACAACCTCGCCACCCGCACCCCGGTGCCGAGCTCGACAATGATCGTGCCGGCCGATCCCACCTGGCCCGATCAGGCCCGGCGAATCCTGGCCCGGCTCAACACCACCTGCGGGCATCGGGCGGTGCGCATCGACCACATCGGGTCGACGGCGGTGCCCGGCATGGACGCAAAGGACGTCATCGACGTCCAGGTGACGGTGCCCTCACTCGAGGTGGCCGACGAACTCGCCGACGACCTGCTGCGCGCCGGGTATCCCCGCGTCGAGTCCATCACGACGGACGCGCCCAAGGAGGGGACAGATCCGGCGTTGTGGCGCAAGCGTTTTCACGCATCCGGAGACCCGGGTCGACCCACCAACGTACACGTCCGGGTGGACGGCTGGCCCAATCAGCAGTTCGCGCTGCTGTTCGTGGACTGGCTGAAGGCCAACCCCGGCGTGCAGGCCGACTACCTGGCCGTCAAGAGGTCGGCGGCTCAGCAGGCTGACATCGGGGCCTACGCCGAGGCCAAGGAGCCGTGGTTCCTCGATGCCTACCGGCGGGCATGGGCATGGGCCGACACGACGGGCTGGACGTCGCGAACCTGA